In Desulfofundulus kuznetsovii DSM 6115, the following are encoded in one genomic region:
- a CDS encoding tetratricopeptide repeat-containing glycosyltransferase family 2 protein, with protein sequence MIVRNEEANLAACLDSVKGAVDEIVIVDTGSTDRTVEIARRYTGKVYRYPWHGDFSAARNYALARTKSDWILSLDADEELDTSPGDLRSLINNNSGYEAFFLPLHNRTTENPGDYNRFFVLRLFRNKAGYRFQGVIHEQVVISRPEAVGTAQGPVIWHRPLSKRERNRKRGRNLALLRQAVAADPANPFLQYYLGVEWLGLGKAERALPYLQEALKQLTDGHILFRAPAIRLVIACLRALGNLDEAICICMEESQRYPFYTDLFFDGGILFEEKGEYEIALKWFKEALHLGQPPPLFSHTNGTESFLSLYHLGYCHEKLAMFKEAKNCYEKALALNPAYLYPLYNLFLLHLAEKGPQGTFDHLKAAGHLNHPQQVVVLADLFFEAGFPDLACACIEEAGPGAGSPTEVHARRLARFCVYAGRCEHALSLMERIRHAGGEIDTSLAIDEIVALMLKEDYRLAKIRTISLWRRPQGRSPAWTLLNLISLLGNSSRCGRPEKNREPAVIETALTILENCLRYRPGPLEPGNDRVSSGYHRLAQETIKLLTSLSPRGCIALCAYLKEKASAARHMLDYKCGPARGLFS encoded by the coding sequence ATGATCGTGCGCAACGAAGAGGCAAACCTGGCCGCCTGCCTGGATAGCGTTAAGGGGGCGGTCGATGAAATAGTTATTGTAGATACCGGTTCGACGGACCGTACCGTAGAGATCGCCCGCCGTTACACCGGCAAGGTCTACCGTTACCCATGGCACGGCGATTTCAGCGCCGCCCGCAACTATGCCCTTGCCCGGACTAAAAGCGATTGGATCTTGTCCCTTGATGCCGACGAAGAACTGGATACCAGTCCGGGCGACCTGCGCTCGCTTATAAACAACAACAGCGGTTACGAGGCTTTTTTCCTGCCCCTCCATAACCGGACCACCGAAAATCCCGGTGACTACAACCGGTTTTTCGTCCTCAGGCTGTTTCGAAACAAGGCCGGCTACCGCTTCCAGGGGGTCATCCATGAGCAGGTGGTGATTAGCCGCCCGGAAGCGGTAGGCACAGCACAGGGCCCGGTTATCTGGCACAGGCCTTTATCCAAAAGAGAACGCAACCGCAAGCGAGGGCGCAATCTGGCTCTGCTGCGGCAGGCGGTAGCTGCGGATCCCGCCAATCCCTTCTTACAGTATTACCTGGGGGTGGAATGGCTGGGCCTGGGCAAGGCTGAACGGGCGCTCCCGTACCTTCAAGAAGCCTTAAAACAGCTGACGGACGGGCACATCCTGTTCCGGGCGCCGGCCATCCGGTTAGTGATTGCCTGCTTGAGGGCGCTGGGGAACCTGGATGAGGCCATCTGTATATGTATGGAAGAAAGCCAACGCTATCCCTTTTACACCGATCTATTTTTCGACGGAGGAATCCTGTTCGAGGAAAAAGGGGAGTATGAAATAGCCCTGAAATGGTTTAAAGAGGCCCTGCATCTCGGCCAGCCGCCACCTCTGTTTAGCCATACCAACGGCACGGAGAGCTTCCTGTCGTTATATCATCTGGGCTACTGCCACGAAAAACTGGCCATGTTCAAAGAAGCTAAAAACTGTTACGAGAAGGCCCTGGCATTAAACCCTGCCTATCTTTATCCGCTCTACAACCTGTTCCTGCTCCACCTGGCTGAAAAGGGACCACAGGGTACCTTCGACCATCTCAAAGCCGCCGGGCACCTCAACCACCCCCAACAGGTAGTAGTGCTGGCCGACCTGTTCTTCGAGGCCGGTTTTCCGGACCTGGCCTGTGCATGTATTGAAGAAGCCGGCCCAGGTGCCGGCAGTCCAACTGAAGTCCATGCCCGGCGCCTGGCACGGTTTTGCGTGTATGCAGGCCGGTGTGAGCATGCCCTTTCCCTTATGGAGCGTATCCGGCACGCCGGTGGTGAGATAGATACCTCCCTGGCAATTGACGAGATCGTTGCCCTGATGCTCAAAGAAGATTATCGCTTGGCGAAAATAAGGACCATTTCCCTGTGGCGCCGGCCACAAGGGCGTAGCCCGGCCTGGACGTTATTGAACCTGATTTCGCTGCTCGGCAACAGCTCCAGGTGCGGCCGGCCGGAAAAAAACCGCGAGCCGGCAGTCATTGAAACGGCCCTGACCATCCTGGAGAACTGCTTGCGCTACCGGCCCGGGCCTTTGGAACCAGGTAATGATCGCGTTTCATCGGGGTACCACCGGCTGGCGCAAGAGACAATAAAGCTTTTAACCAGCCTGTCTCCCAGGGGATGCATAGCCCTGTGTGCCTACCTTAAAGAAAAAGCCAGCGCCGCCCGTCACATGCTGGACTACAAATGCGGCCCGGCCAGGGGGTTATTTTCATGA